TTCCATCCAAAAAAAAAGCACACGCAAACTCCGAGGGAGCGCTGGACTCCAGACAGCGAAGGACTGTTCGTGTGGGGACTGttcgtgtgtgtgtgggtgGGTGTGTTCCTGTtatactgactgtgaattcgaTTGCTGCTCGTCCGCTGTACTCGAAAGAGACTGTCCCTCTTACGGAGCGCTGATACGACTACATGAGAGCGAACATTGAAAATTCAATTTGGACAACCCAAGAATAGAAAGTCACGTACAGCATGTGGTAGCTGGTGGCAGTGAAACTCTTTCGTCCATCTCCCCTACCAGTGTCCAGTTACTTATATGTTTTGCGTCTGACGAATTAGCGTTTCTGACATGCAAGACTGCGGTTTTGCCTAATGGATCCCGTCTAATCAACTCCACATATCCTACCGTTATTGATGTGTGTTCCTCGATACTTGAGGATTCTCGACGATGGAAATGTTACGCTTCTTTGGATTCCCAACGACTGACACGGCAAGAATCGCGAAACGGAGCGGCGTTCGTTGGTCAACTCTGTACAGCGAGTTCTCAATTCCGGTCATGAGAACGCTCCGGAGAAAATTTCAAAACAACGATCCAATCCCGTTTCCTCTCCGGAGTCGTTGTCGGCGCCGGCCTTGTGTCTACCCCGCCCATCAGTCGTGCGTGCTGGCGAAACTACCTACCGATAACTCTCATGAGCTATCCCATCAAGGGACGGGATGGGCCCCCACGTCACTCCGGAAGGGTGAGTACACATCCGTGCCGTACTCCCGTCCTTTTACTACTGCTTTCTAGAAGAAAATTGCGTAGTATACTAGTGGTTGGTTCAAAGTTTGTGTATTCATCGTGGACTACCGAAGAGCAACCGAGAGCACAAAGGCTCCCAAAGTCAGGACCGGAAGAGACCAGCTCCAACGAATCGAGATAGAGGCAATTGAATCAGATAAAAAGCCGGGAAGAAAAATAGTCGATTGGAACGACCTTCTTTGGACGACTTCCTCTAGGCTTCGACTCGGTTCCAAGCGTGCTCGCAGCGTGCGTCGAGAGCTACCAATGCCGAGAACAACGTTTCCCAGGATATCAACCTGCAGGTCAGCTCCTGTTGCAAATATGGCATACACTAGTACATCGTATTGTATACACTCGTTGACAACACAATCGTCACCACTGGCAATGAGGCCGTAGAAATTCTCTGCACCCGTTGCGGCTTCGCCGCCCGAAATAATATCTTGCGTGATGCTTCCCGACCGGAAGGAGAGGTCCTGAACACTAATAATGCGTGACAAGGGAAAGTCTAAAGCCTTGATACAAATGGGAATGGGCACTCCGGGTACGGGCGTATCGGTAAAACCGGTGCAGAGGTCGGCTTTCGCTGTATAATCAATCGTACCCTCCGAATTTACGATTATATCCGCGGCACTAACAACAAACGCCATAGCGCTATTAGGATCAAGCACACCATCCAACGTTAGATCGATGGCAATGGCAGCTTCACGGTAGTTCACGTCGATTGTGCTGCCGCCCACATCTTCCGTGAGTGTAAACTTGACACAGAGGATGAGCTGCGCGTTACCTTCCACTTCGGTATTCACACCACCAAAGTAAAACGGGTCTGTTTCATTCACCTTGTCGTCAAACGAAAAATCGAACGTCGAGCTTGAGGTCCCGATCGAGCTCGTTTGGCTGGATATCCCGGTACCAGAAAAAAGTATGCCACCTTGACTAAAGCAAGTTAAGTTGTATTGTGAGGTAGTCGCGATTCCAGTTTTCACGAAAATCTCGAACTTCCCAGTGGGTGAACCGTCTCCAATACCGTGGTTGAAGGAAATCGATACATTATTGGCTGTATTTGCCACGGAATTGAATGCGATGGTGTATTCCGTAGTCTTTTGCAGACTTCGGCGGGCAGGTGTTCTGTTTTCCGAATCAAACAACTGCACGTCGCTGCACGCGACGGGCGCAAAGGCGACAACAATGGCACACCAGAGAGCCGAGAGTGAATTCATCATCTTGGCATTTACAatcaactcacagtcaatcggaTTATACTGCACGCTTTTTGAAGCTTCCGTGCCCGCTGCTTTGACTAGGCTCTAAAATTGATCACAGTCGATTGTGAGGAACTTGGTAGGAGACATTATCACTCTAGGTTATATTTAGAGTTAGTGGTCACTCTATCTTAAAAATGCTTCTTGCTCTTAAATATCATGTTTTACATGGAAATGACAATTGAATAGCCGTTAACAATGCAGGCTCACTTTTGCGGAAAATATTCTACTCTGTGTCAAAAACTGGTCCGAGGAACGACAAACCTCACCTATTTACGTCCTTTCCCAAAACTTGGGAATGTGTATTTTCCCAGTTCAAGAAATGCCGTCCTTCGAGTCGCGACAGAGAGACACAGCAAATTTACCGGAAGCATGTCATCTTCcattggttgactgtgactgtaaTTAGGCAGGATTTACAGGTAGATAGGCCCGATAGTCTCCCGCGGAAATTTGTGCCAAAAAATCGCAAGCTTTCAAGAATATATACCGtttactgtaaatataaTCTGATTGCAGAACTGCTTGTTGGTGGTTCAATTCCTTGCAATAGAGCAAAGATTTGATCTTTAAATAGCCTTAGATTTTCTGAGAGATTTTACTATTGGATCAATGAATCCAATGGCGTCTTGATGCAAATCCTCGAAACGGGCATCAAAGCTTCCGGAATCGCAATCGGAGGAAACACCAGTGTAGGTCTTGATGAGAAGCGAGCTCGGTCGTAAGAGCTTAATCGTTCCTAACATAAGCTTAACCAGAAATAACTTGTGTGTCAGGAGTCGACTTTCTCCGCAGACAGGACCTAGGATCCGCAATCCTCAGCAAGCGTagactaacagtaaattgaAGATTCAACTAGCTTTTTGCAAATTCATACTTCAGTTTTCAAAATTTCAATAGAGATTGATGCTATTGTGATCGAATTCTGTTTTGCAAATTTACTGAAGGAAGATCAGTGAGAGCAACAACGATCCCAAAGCCAAGACTGGAGCAGTCCAGCTGCCAGAAAGCGAACTACGGGCAACCGATCCAGAGGAAAGTCCAGGAAGATAAATCGTCGATCGAAAAGCCCTGGTGCGGACTATTTCCTGAAGGTTGCGACTCGGTTCCAATCGGGCTCGCAGCGTGCGTCGAGAATCCCCAATGCCAAGAACAACGTTTCCCAGGATATCAACCTGCAGGTCATCTCCTGTTGCAAATATGGCGTACACCAGTACATCGTATTGTATACACTCGTTTATAACACAATGGCCATCGGCAGTACTAGCAATGAGGCCGTAGAAATTGCCTGCGCCCGTTGCGTCTGCGCCTTCGGAACGAATATCTTGCGTGATGCTTCCCGACTTGAAGGAGAGGTCTTGAACACTAATTATGCGCGACAAGGGATAGTCCGAAGTCTTGATACAAATAGGCACGGCTACTCCGGGTGTGACTGTACCGCTAAAACTTGAACAGAGCTCGGCTTTGGCTGTGTATTCAATTGTACCGTCCTGATCCACACTGACTTCTGCAGCACTGACTTCAAAGGCTTGGGTACTGTTCGTTGCAAGGTCGCCGTCCAGTGTAATATCGATAGCAATGGCCACTTCCCGATAGTTCACGTCGATTGGGCTGCTGTCAACAACTTCCGTGAGTGTAAACTTGACACAGAGGATGAGCTGCGCCGTCCCTTCCACTAGGGTATTCACGTCACCAAAATAAAACGGGTCTGTCTCATCCACATTGTCGTCAAACGAAAATTCAAACGTCGAACTAGCGGTCCCAATCGTGGGTGTTAGGCTGGATATTCCATCGCCAGAAAAAAGCGTGCCACCTTCACTGTAACAAGTCAAGTTGTATTGTGATGTGGTTGCGCTTCCAGTTTTCACGTATATCTCGAATTCACCAGCGCCGCCGTTACCATGGTTAAAGGTCACGGTAACGTTGTTTCCGCTGTTGGTGACGGAGTCGAACGTGATGCTGTATGCGGACGATTGCATATCACGGTGAGTAGGCACACCATGTTCCGAGTCGAACGTGTGCATGTCACTCGACGCCATGGGGAGGACGGCGAGAAGGAGGGCGCTTCGTACAAGGGAAAGAAATCGGGCCATGATTGCAATGCTCGGTGGCAATGAAAAAATAATGTAATTTATAAGGGGGATTCGGTTGGTGTCCGTTTGTTCACGTACACCTTTTGCCGCAGTCTGACTGTCCAAAGGACGAGACTTGCCAGTCGACGCGATGGAGACGGAATGAGCTTTCGAGAGGATGCAAGTCTGCAATCTTGGGTGAAATTTACAAACGAACGATGACTGTTTCTGAATTCGTTCTCATGAAAGATGTGTTTGCAAAATAGAAGTATCCCGCTGGACAGTCATAATTGGAGAAATGGTTTCCATGTTCAACCCAGCCAGCTTCCAGCGAGACTGACTGTTTTCTGGGAAACAATATTTATGGATTCAATCGGGGTTTGAAATCCAAAAAGACTGAGAACACGAACACTCTTGGTGTTCGTCTTCATTGACCTATAAATGAGTACGAACACGATACTTTCCAGTGGGAGTGTTCCGTTTTCTAATTCACAGAGCTTCGGATTGCCGTTCTCTGGAGTGAACACACGGAGGAGGCCCTTGGAAGTAATCGTGTTCGCAAGTCCGCCACGCTGGAACGAGAGGGCATTGTAAACTAGGCGACTCACCGTCCCTATCGAGACCAGAAATTTTCTCACACCGCCGAAAATTGAGAAAATTTGTGGATCAACAACGACTCCACGGAGCCAGTGAAAAACATGTGTCTCACCTACAGACTGGCAGAGGGTTCTGTGACTGGGCAAATCAAAATTCTAACAAAACGCATGTTGGTATCTATCTCTCTCTCGACAGAGGggaattgactgtgagtcacaTACACATATAGACAGGTAGGTCTCTAGCTACATACTCACTACCAGTAGTAGACGGAGGGGGAGAGGCACGACTCCCAGCCCGGAGGTAGGACTGACGTTGAATAGGTAGATCTGACTTTTGGACTTCCACGAGTCGCACATTTCATTGGTCCGTCTTGTCTTCCTTCCGCTAGAAAAACCTAGCAACGGCGGTCGAAAGGGTTACCGCGATGGCTGTGAACGTCGGGGTATATATTCCGTGTGTGAGGGTGTGACGGTGAgatccaccaccaccaccatctTTCCCCTCGGTGCGATGGCGAGCGATGGATCTCTCTATTGTCCATTGGCAGCATCCTTCCCATCCTTGGTGATccacacacacatacacatacacacacatcgAGTCTGTCGGTACCGTGAGACACCACACGCATTCCAACAGACGACACACATCACACACAAGACTGGTTGGCGTTTCGTTCGCACAGTCCGTCCACACGGTGCGCATGGGCACGAACGACTGTCGTCCGACGCGAACGCGTTCCCGGCGCTACGGCACACTGCGGGCAACGACCTCCACGCAATTGGTTACGTACGGACTATGGTTCACGTTGGCTCTCGGTTCCGTCACTGCGATCTACGGGACACGGCATGCCAGTCCGACAACCACAACCACAAAAGTACCGTTCGTCCCCACCTCTCGCGCTGGACACGGCGTCGTCCTCGCTCTCGGATTGACTCGAGGCGGGAGTGACGGATCGGCGGATGCGCACCTTTCGGAAAAGTGTTCGACACTCGGACTAAACACACGGTCCAGTACCCCTGATTCGGAAGTCCAGAATGATCCCGTGTCTCCCAACGCTGCTACTCGGAGCCAGGTCGAAACACCGAAAGAACCTCCGTCGTCGGCAAACCTCGTCGACCTTCCGACCGTCGACCTTTCGACAACGAGATCTACCCTCAGCGATACGTTCACGGAAGATACCCACACGGCGGATCCCCAAAGTCAGCAAGCTGGGAACATCCGCCCAGAAACAAGCTCACCATCAGATCTCGGCACGGTGCACCACGAGTCACCATTGGATATTGCGCAACGTGCCACCAGCGAATCAGCCACCTCGTCCGCTACGTCGCACGCACTGTCCGTGTGGGACGAACCACGGCACACAAAGACAATTCCTCCGTCCAAACCCCAACCGGAATCCGGATGGTCGGCGAAACGGAAGAATCTCGAACAAAGAGCTGGTCCCGCACTTGTACTGGTGGCCGCCTTGTACGCAATCATCCATTTAGGTGGAGAACGCGGGCTGCAGTCGCTTGCGCTCTTATTGTCACCAGGACTGTACTACGAAGCCACTGCGGTCGTTCAAAACCCGAACATTTCACGGAAATGGACCCTCGCGACCCTGCTGGAGGAATGGTGGTGGTTTGGCGCCTACAGTCTCGTCTGGACTATCCCCACTCTCGTAACGACGCCTGCAACTGCCGCCAAGACGCAATTGGCCGGCTATCTATTTATCGTGTTTGGTCTCGTTGGTACAATTGTACAATTGAACGCCCACAAGGCCGCGGGTCCGCGGCAATTTCACCAGACATGGTCCCGCATGGCCACCTGTCACTTGGCCACCGTCTTTACGATTTTGCCCTGTGCCTGCTGGATGGCCGCTGTACAAGCGTGGCCCATGGCCTGGGTCCTCTACACAGCCATTCTAGTCATTCTGAACGATACCCTAGCCTACGTCTTTGGTGTGACGCTGGGGCGGCGAGCACTCTTGCCGACCATTTCGCCCAAAAAAACCTGGGAAGGATTTGCCGGGGCCGGGATCACGACCATGCTACTATCACCGCTTGTTTGGAAGTTACTCTTCCACGGATCGGACGCAACGGAACTCGTGATCGAGTATGGTCGGCACGGTCTGGTACTCAGTGTATTCGTCAACACCTTGGCCCCCTTTGGGGGCTTTGTCGCCTCCACATTGAAACGCGCGTACGGTCACAAGGATTTTGGTACCCTCATTCAAGGCCACGGAGGTTTGATGGATCGTCTCGATTGTCAACTCTTCACGGCACCCTTTCTATACCTATACTTGCAAGCCGCTAACGTACCGAAAAGCGTCGTGGCGCCCTAGCGGCAGTCCTAATTTACAGCTTTACCTTACTTTACCTGTAAGTCTCGTTCGCAACTAAAACTTTCATCAATGTAAGCAACACGTTAGCAAGCGACTGACTGTAACACATCAGTACCACGTGTTTGATTACCGCAGAATCCCGTATTCCGTACGTTTCAATGATGCTTGTATCTGCCTTGAAACTGCTGCGTGTGCGGGAAATCGATCGTTGCTGTCGTTCCTTTACACGGAGGACGCGCTGTCGGAACCCGTTTCTTCGCCACTTTGCGTATAGACCCGGTAGATATCCAACAAAGACGCCCCAGTCCCAATGCCCATGAAGATCAATCCCAAGGCCAACAGAATGTATACTCGCAGGGAAACCATGCCTATCGACATGGTATCACTTTCCGTGCCGTACTGTTTCAAATACGCCAGTTCGAGCGCGGGAGGAATGAGCAAGGCTGTCGACGAGCCGGCCAAGGCGCCCGCTAACGAGATGAGGATCTGTACGTTGGGAACTGCCACGGCGACCACGTATGTGAGCATTACTAGCGATATTCTGGCAACCGGGGAATGGCTGGCCTCCGGAGCCGCTTCCACTAGTGCCGAACGGGCGACACTGGATACGGGACTAATATCGAGCGGTTCCATGCGTTCGTCGTGGACGTCATCGGCGCTGTACTGATTGTGCGAGTCCGATGCGGACTCGTCGGTGTTGGTAAGTGATGTGAAGTTGGTCTGTATATTGGTCGAGGTTGATGTGGTCGTCGACGATCCCCATGATTGCACCCATCTCTCCCAAGGCCGAAACCAGGGTCCCACCAACTCCAGAGCGGGAAATAGCTGCAACGGATACGTGACCAGAACGGAAAGACTCACGAATCCGTTGGCCGCTAGCAACAATCCCTGCAAGTGACGCCGATCGGCATacttttccagcaaaaaGGCGGTGACGGAACCGTTCGTCACTGGCCCAAAAGCTGCCACACAGAATGAGGCCACGAGGGCAAAGACGACAGCCGAAGCTATCATGGCCGTCACAAAGGTGCTTTGAAAGTGTTCCGGCCGTTGCATACTGGATTCCACCGGAAGGACGAGGCAAATGCCCTCGTAACTGTACAAGATGGCACAAAAAGCCAAGGGCACACTGGTCCAATCCACGGACAGAGCTTCGTGCCGGGGTCGATCGTTCCATTGGAGGCCAATGACGGTACTCAAACAGAGCAAAGCCAAGCCCAGAAACGCCGCTCCGGTCGCCGTCGCCGGCGCCAGTGCCTTGAGATTGGGCAGAAAGGACAAAGCGAGGACCGCGGGCAAGCAGCACGAAATGACTTGCACGTGAGTGAGCGGAACGGACCAAACGGCCACCAATACGGCACTCAAGTTGGCACCAACAAAGCTGAGAAAGACGGTGCAAATTGCGAGTTGCTGAATGCAGATGCAAGTTGTGGTAAAACGCTGGAAGCGGGGTCCGTAGAGCCAACCAGCAAGGTCCGGATACGTCAAAGGCAAGGGACCGTAGTGGTTGGAATTCTGACAGATGCGTTTGAAGCGCACAACAGTCCAGCAGTTGTACGAGCTCCAGTAAGCCATGACAAAGGTTGCAATGACACCGGACGTAATGCCGAGCTGGGAGACGGCCCAGGGTAGGCTGAGACAGCCCGGGCCTACGTAGCCTTTAAGGAGATGCAGAAACGATTGCAAGCGGGTTGTTTTGTGCAGGTTCATCGTCGCTGTGTTGTAACTTCTTCTACTCAGGTTGTCGTCATCACCGCCATCGTAATCGTTGTAGAAGATCCCGGCGTTGTCGTTGAAAGAGACGGCGGGGATTGGTGCGACAATGGATCGACGTATCGATTGATTGTTAAGGTTGCGGCTGGAGGAAGATTGTGTCTGTCCTCCATCTCCCGGTCTTGgaaccttgttgttgttgttactgtcGTAATTGCGGTTGCGATTACCGTTATCGTCGTGGGTACGATAGTCGACGTCGTGACGGTGCATCGAGGGCGACGATTCCGCCAGTAGCGCGTGATGATGGCGCGGAGATTCCGAGCGGGGTCGGAGTCCTCGACGGTGCGCGAAGGAGCcgccgtcaacaaaagcagttCCCAGTGCAAGAGGCTTTCTTGACGCCATGGCCGCACTGTCAGTGTCAACTCCAAAGACTGAACGAGTCGGGGGTCGTTGCCAACGCGAGTCTGTCGCGGCCCAACCCAGCCCATGAGAGGGGTTCATGGTCGGTGTCGGCGTTGCGGACCGTTCACGGTTGTGCGTGACTCGAAATTCCTTATTTTCTTTTTTCATGTTAACTGTTATGTAACTTGAAATTAAATCACCTGACGTCTCGTTCCGTTCCCACAGTCACGCGTATTAGGAAGATTCTGCAAATTTCGTCGCGTCTTTACAAATAACACATTTCACGGCAACATGTGAATTGTCTACCGAAAACGTTAGTTGTGTCTTGCCATGTGTGAGACACTTTTTGTCCGATACCGTACCATTGGGAGCGATAAACGTATCGATTCGATATCCTGCTCAAAAATTGCCGTATCTCCTCTATAGAGGCCACACGGAAACTCCTATTCTCGGAATCGTGAAAGAAGATTGCGTTAAACACACAGAGAAATCGAATACTAAAACAGAATGCAACCTCTCTGTCTTTTATCTAAAAGCCGCAATGGACAAAACTAGTATTGGCATGTCTCGATGCGGAGAGCAGCCCGCGACTACTGGTGGGAACCAAACCGAGTTTTCCAAGTGAATATGGGAAACCGCGAGAAAGAAGTGAGAAGCGATCATCTCACAAGTTGCCTCCCAATTGTGTGCGAAACGCAAACACATCAAAGAACGGCACCCTCTTTTGGAACCAGCAAGTACTCCCACGTTCGGGTATCTCAACACAACTTTGAATGGAAAAGATGCTCTTTACCCTCGCACTGCTCGCCTGGGCTACAATAGCAGTCTCCGCATGCCACAGCGACAATAGAAATATTTGACTCTTCGGATCAGCACCACCGCAGTCTACAGACCTTGAACACTAGTTTGTACGCCCTGAATGATTTCCTCTTTCGGGAAAGCGAGTGCCAGTGGGAGTTTTATGTGTATTCCGACTTGTGCCGAGGTTTTCCGTATCGATTTGAGATATTTACAGCTCCAACTAATATCACCACAATAGCGGACCCGACCCGGACCTGTTTCAGCGAAGGAGGAGAGTCCTTCGATTTTATGGCCAGCGGGAGCGGAATCTCATCAATCTCGTCTACCTCCGCTCCTCCTGTCAGAGGCTACTTTCTTGGATTCAATTTCGACGAAAACGTCACCGAGGCCAGCCCCTTCTACTACACAATCAATGGCACAAACAACAAGGAAATCAAGTACATTTTTTGCGTGAAACTCACTCTCACCCAAAATATCTCTGGTACCGTGACAGATATCAATTTTAAACAGGTAGCTATTCAAATCAACGTGTCCCTCGACGGTACCCTCGGTGACTCAAGCGCGAATGCGTTTGAAGTCGATGCTGGTGTGGTCAGCACCGACACGAACAACGACATTGCATTCACGTCAAGTGCGGATCTGTGCAGTACCTTCAATGGCAATCCAACGCAGGGACAAGCCATTCCTATTTGCATTGTTTCGGACAACCACCCGTTGGCTCGAATCGTGTCGGTAGAGGATCTTATGTTTTCTTCGGGCAGTTTCACCCAGTTGATCCTCGCGGACGGCAGTGCCGCGACGGGAGCCGAAGGGCTGTACGGAGTGCCAGATCCCTTGAACGCTGAGCATTGCGCCGTCAACAAGTGCATTCAGTACAATGTGATGCTGTACGCCGTATTTGCAACGACGGGCGCAAACTTGGATATCACGATTCGAGGCAACGTGGTGCTAGCGATTGGCGACGGTACGCGTATGCTGCGCGCCCAATTCGAGCCCACCCGCGCATTGCAGGACGTGTTCCGTGAACGATCCTTTCGCTCGAAGATTGTGTTGCCGGCTCTGTCGACGACCGAGTCGGGTGCGGTCTCGACGCTCGGCGCGAAAAGTGTTGCGGCGATGTTCTCTTTCGCTGCGTTTGTGGCGACCTGTTGGTTGTTTGATCTGTAAAAGATCGTACTCGTTGCTTGACGAAAGTGAGACTGAAACCAACGAACGGTCGGCAAAATAGTTGTCGGAAGTCCTTTCTAGAAGTTCTGCGAAATCCGAACGATTGCAAATGCAGATTCCATCAGTGTCAAGCGACAATGGCACGCGTAACTTCTCATCTCCTCAAAGAGGGATCGCTCTGGTCACGGGTTTCTCTCCAGGCCAGTAGTTCACTTGCGGATGCTTCTTCTGAGGGCTGCTTCGATATGTACAAGTGGAAAGCGCTTCGCATGTGCGAACCGATGCGCCAAAAGGAAAGTTGCTGACTCCACGATTCCCATCTGTAACTTTACCGAGGCATACGCAAAgggctcactgtcaagttgCTCGTTGCCGGCGTACCCAGTCTACCATACCAACACTCCCATGCACAAACTCGTTCGCTCTTGGCCTCGATCTAACGCGATTTTGCGTTCCTCGAATGTCGGACATCCGTGATTGACAAAATTCGTGACCCGATTTCAAATTCTAGGTTACAGTTAACGCTCTAGACCGCGGAATACTATCGCACTAGAGTAAAACGCACGCTTTTCGTATGCGAGTGCCATTGACGGCTCACAGTATATTGCACTGTCATCCTCCAAACACAGTTTTCCTTCGTGTGCGACTACCATCAATCCTAGAATTGCCTCTGGTGCACATCGACTGTGAGTCAGGAACCAATAAAGGTGACTCCCAATGGTACTGCGGTTTCTGGTAGCGATGGTGGGATGCTGGCACGGACTTGTCCCCACGCACTCTCTCGATTTACGGAGACACGCCACCACCTCTGTGGCCATGGATCGGCGGCACCTGTTGCGACAGACTTTAGGAATCTTGCCGATTGCCACGTCGGTGGTGACTGTCGAAAAGGTGAACGCCTTGGAGGCCAACGGTCTTGCGGCACgtctgcaaaagaaagatccaGCGCTACTCAAGAATCGTATTTTCAACATTCCGCCAGCCGCACAGGTGTACCCGTCCTGGTTGCGGGGCTCTTGGAAGGTATCCTCCAACCTGAACGGTTACTTGTTTCCGTCAAGAAAAATAACAAAAGAGAGGGTCACGCAGAACCCCGTTGTACCGGGCTTTCAAAAGTGTTCGGTCGTAACTACAGCCGATATTGGGAAGGAAGGAGTCGAATACGTGTGGAGGATTGATGCGTCCACGGGTCTCGAGGATCGAACGGCCAACTTTCCAGCAGCTATCAATGCCTATCTAGGATACAAAGCAGTCAATGACGTCGTCTACGATGCGAGAGCCAACCCGAACAGAATATCGATCGATTTTGTGGATTATAAAACCGTCAATGCAGAGCGCGTTGAACTCTTTTGCAACGCTCGCGAATCGGAAACGTACACGGACGCGACGACCAACGAGCCCATTTTTGTGTGTAGAGAATACGCGAGACAAGTGACCTTCGGGGCGGGTTCGACCGTCGGAGTTCCGCGACAAGTGGGCACCAACTATGCACACTTTTGGACGTGGAAGCAACAGGGTACCGATCGGATCGTTGGGAATTTGCTAACCGCCGGCTTTTTGGACCCACAGGATTCCCTGTATTTCGAAGAACCTACGCTACCCGTGGTCATATACAGCCATCTGATGAAAGGACAGCGAATATCCACGTAGATTTTTTTTTACTGCAGGAATGAAGCCAGTTCGTTTCGTGTGGAGATGATTGCCGTCTAATGAACAAGGAGCTGACTTGGGGCAATCAAATGTAAATACTAGTAGTTAAAGACAACTTAAATTtactcgtcgtcgtcatcttctgCAGTAATCAAAAAATAGAAATTGTGAGAAAAGAGTTGCAGGATATGAAGCATTGGCAAAATTATATTCTGTTCCACTTACcatcctcatcatcgtcgtcatcctcgtcggTCATACGAATAGCCTTGATAGAGAAATTATCCCACGCATTTTCGTTGCCGGGCTCCTTCACGATCGTATACAGAGGCTTGAT
The sequence above is drawn from the Phaeodactylum tricornutum CCAP 1055/1 chromosome 21, whole genome shotgun sequence genome and encodes:
- a CDS encoding predicted protein translates to VLYTAILVILNDTLAYVFGVTLGRRALLPTISPKKTWEGFAGAGITTMLLSPLVWKLLFHGSDATELVIEYGRHGLVLSVFVNTLAPFGGFVASTLKRAYGHKDFGTLIQGHGGLMDRLDCQLFTAPFLYLYLQ
- a CDS encoding predicted protein, whose translation is MMNSLSALWCAIVVAFAPVACSDVQLFDSENRTPARRSLQKTTEYTIAFNSVANTANNVSISFNHGIGDGSPTGKFEIFVKTGIATTSQYNLTCFSQGGILFSGTGISSQTSSIGTSSSTFDFSFDDKVNETDPFYFGGVNTEVEGNAQLILCVKFTLTEDVGGSTIDVNYREAAIAIDLTLDGVLDPNSAMAFVVSAADIIVNSEGTIDYTAKADLCTGFTDTPVPGVPIPICIKALDFPLSRIISVQDLSFRSGSITQDIISGGEAATGAENFYGLIASGDDCVVNECIQYDVLVYAIFATGADLQVDILGNVVLGIGSSRRTLRARLEPSRSLEEVVQRRSFQSTIFLPGFLSDSIASISIRWSWSLPVLTLGAFVLSVALR
- a CDS encoding predicted protein, giving the protein MKKENKEFRVTHNRERSATPTPTMNPSHGLGWAATDSRWQRPPTRSVFGVDTDSAAMASRKPLALGTAFVDGGSFAHRRGLRPRSESPRHHHALLAESSPSMHRHDVDYRTHDDNGNRNRNYDSNNNNKVPRPGDGGQTQSSSSRNLNNQSIRRSIVAPIPAVSFNDNAGIFYNDYDGGDDDNLSRRSYNTATMNLHKTTRLQSFLHLLKGYVGPGCLSLPWAVSQLGITSGVIATFVMAYWSSYNCWTVVRFKRICQNSNHYGPLPLTYPDLAGWLYGPRFQRFTTTCICIQQLAICTVFLSFVGANLSAVLVAVWSVPLTHVQVISCCLPAVLALSFLPNLKALAPATATGAAFLGLALLCLSTVIGLQWNDRPRHEALSVDWTSVPLAFCAILYSYEGICLVLPVESSMQRPEHFQSTFVTAMIASAVVFALVASFCVAAFGPVTNGSVTAFLLEKYADRRHLQGLLLAANGFVSLSVLVTYPLQLFPALELVGPWFRPWERWVQSWGSSTTTSTSTNIQTNFTSLTNTDESASDSHNQYSADDVHDERMEPLDISPVSSVARSALVEAAPEASHSPVARISLVMLTYVVAVAVPNVQILISLAGALAGSSTALLIPPALELAYLKQYGTESDTMSIGMVSLRVYILLALGLIFMGIGTGASLLDIYRVYTQSGEETGSDSASSV
- a CDS encoding predicted protein → MARFLSLVRSALLLAVLPMASSDMHTFDSEHGVPTHRDMQSSAYSITFDSVTNSGNNVTVTFNHGNGGAGEFEIYVKTGSATTSQYNLTCYSEGGTLFSGDGISSLTPTIGTASSTFEFSFDDNVDETDPFYFGDVNTLVEGTAQLILCVKFTLTEVVDSSPIDVNYREVAIAIDITLDGDLATNSTQAFEVSAAEVSVDQDGTIEYTAKAELCSSFSGTVTPGVAVPICIKTSDYPLSRIISVQDLSFKSGSITQDIRSEGADATGAGNFYGLIASTADGHCVINECIQYDVLVYAIFATGDDLQVDILGNVVLGIGDSRRTLRARLEPSRNLQEIVRTRAFRSTIYLPGLSSGSVARSSLSGSWTAPVLALGSLLLSLIFLQ
- a CDS encoding predicted protein; translated protein: MVLRFLVAMVGCWHGLVPTHSLDLRRHATTSVAMDRRHLLRQTLGILPIATSVVTVEKVNALEANGLAARLQKKDPALLKNRIFNIPPAAQVYPSWLRGSWKVSSNLNGYLFPSRKITKERVTQNPVVPGFQKCSVVTTADIGKEGVEYVWRIDASTGLEDRTANFPAAINAYLGYKAVNDVVYDARANPNRISIDFVDYKTVNAERVELFCNARESETYTDATTNEPIFVCREYARQVTFGAGSTVGVPRQVGTNYAHFWTWKQQGTDRIVGNLLTAGFLDPQDSLYFEEPTLPVVIYSHLMKGQRIST
- a CDS encoding predicted protein; this encodes MEKMLFTLALLAWATIAHHRSLQTLNTSLYALNDFLFRESECQWEFYVYSDLCRGFPYRFEIFTAPTNITTIADPTRTCFSEGGESFDFMASGSGISSISSTSAPPVRGYFLGFNFDENVTEASPFYYTINGTNNKEIKYIFCVKLTLTQNISGTVTDINFKQVAIQINVSLDGTLGDSSANAFEVDAGVVSTDTNNDIAFTSSADLCSTFNGNPTQGQAIPICIVSDNHPLARIVSVEDLMFSSGSFTQLILADGSAATGAEGLYGVPDPLNAEHCAVNKCIQYNVMLYAVFATTGANLDITIRGNVVLAIGDGTRMLRAQFEPTRALQDVFRERSFRSKIVLPALSTTESGAVSTLGAKSVAAMFSFAAFVATCWLFDL